A genomic stretch from Bradyrhizobium quebecense includes:
- a CDS encoding beta-eliminating lyase-related protein: MPKDAKPTQKRIDQFFSGPGGRGDDWRDLVEAAKAWAQGGDRANYDAVLADIAVTEEFHGYPGLYLMAALKEAATSDDAAASLLLSTRIAQALTTKSFRQHAGDWNVNDEAEGDVPDLLPPAFGRKEAHRPYFETLIVTGVSSNNWPGLCTEWRKLRRPIDAFVYEPVVVGSLEDAFCAAVLNPDLAAVVINEGFTLRSRHDAPVLRALMASMGPQMESDLSALRLAQIIKRLRPELDIYLMSNRNVEEMAGNPEANVVRRIFYSIEEILELHLCILEGVQDRYDTPFFDNLKKYAQRPIGTFHALPIARGKSIFKSDWIRDMGEFYGPNLFLAESSATTGGLDSLLEPTGNIKTAQDKAARAFGADHVFFVTNGTSTSNKMAVQALLGPGDIAIVDRNCHKSHHYGMVLAGAQPLYVEAFPMTEYSMYGAVPLKTIKQALLHAKADGRLDRIKMVDLTNCTFDGHIYNTRRVMEECLAIKPNLIFLWDEAWFGFARFSPFLRPRTAMGAANDIEAWMHDPKSVAAYEKQQAELGKNPSDELLLKTRLIPDPRQIRLRVYQTNSTHKSMSALRQGSMLFVKDVEFHTVEAQFHEAVFTHASTSPNQQLIGSLDVARRQMELEGYGLVNNAFEIAFAIRQAVANNALISKYFHIIGADGMVPAQYRQTGFVDYLAPGTNWVTALKSFQEDEFCLDPTRMTLVCGTAGFDGTQFKGILANKYGIQVNKTSRNSVLFQSNINNTRSDVAHLIRVLMEIASEVDRGLAQGGANARKTFEARVKSLMTDVPDLPNFSHFHSSFRGDAGAKTNEGDIRSGFYSAYDAAGCEYIRLADPEIDRRLKGGPDLVSANFVIPYPPGFPIMVPGQVITQETIDFMRKLDVKEIHGYDAKEGLKLVRAEALMKIGKLKPGAAPKLKAAS, encoded by the coding sequence ATGCCCAAGGACGCCAAGCCCACCCAGAAGCGCATCGATCAATTCTTTTCCGGCCCCGGTGGGCGCGGGGACGACTGGCGTGACCTGGTTGAAGCCGCAAAGGCATGGGCCCAGGGTGGCGACCGCGCGAACTACGATGCGGTCTTGGCCGATATCGCGGTGACAGAGGAATTTCATGGTTATCCCGGCTTGTACTTGATGGCCGCATTGAAAGAGGCGGCGACGTCCGACGACGCGGCGGCCTCGCTCCTGCTTTCGACGCGGATTGCGCAGGCGCTGACGACAAAGTCCTTCCGTCAGCACGCCGGCGACTGGAATGTAAATGACGAAGCCGAGGGTGACGTTCCGGATCTGCTGCCGCCCGCGTTCGGACGGAAAGAGGCGCACCGCCCCTACTTTGAGACCCTGATCGTGACCGGCGTTTCTTCCAACAATTGGCCGGGGCTCTGCACGGAATGGCGCAAGCTGAGGCGTCCGATCGACGCGTTCGTCTACGAGCCTGTCGTCGTCGGCAGCCTCGAAGACGCATTCTGCGCAGCCGTCCTGAATCCAGATCTTGCCGCTGTCGTGATCAACGAGGGCTTCACGCTTCGCTCGCGTCATGACGCGCCTGTGCTTCGTGCCCTGATGGCCTCGATGGGCCCACAGATGGAGTCCGATCTTTCTGCGCTGCGGCTCGCACAGATCATCAAGCGGCTGCGTCCCGAGCTTGATATTTATCTGATGTCCAATCGCAACGTAGAGGAGATGGCCGGCAACCCCGAGGCCAACGTGGTACGCCGCATCTTCTATTCGATCGAGGAAATTCTGGAGCTGCACCTCTGCATACTGGAAGGCGTCCAGGATCGGTATGACACGCCGTTCTTCGACAATCTCAAGAAATATGCGCAGCGTCCGATCGGGACGTTCCATGCGTTGCCGATCGCTCGCGGCAAGTCGATCTTCAAGTCCGACTGGATCCGCGACATGGGCGAATTCTATGGCCCGAACCTGTTCCTGGCCGAGAGCAGCGCGACCACAGGCGGCCTCGACAGCTTGCTGGAGCCAACCGGTAACATCAAGACGGCACAGGACAAGGCGGCGCGCGCGTTCGGCGCGGACCACGTGTTCTTCGTGACCAACGGGACCTCGACCTCCAACAAGATGGCGGTGCAAGCGTTGCTCGGTCCGGGCGACATCGCCATCGTCGACCGCAATTGCCACAAGTCGCATCATTACGGGATGGTGCTCGCCGGCGCGCAACCGCTGTACGTCGAAGCGTTCCCGATGACGGAATATTCGATGTATGGAGCCGTGCCGCTGAAGACGATCAAGCAGGCTCTGCTGCATGCGAAGGCCGACGGTCGGCTCGACAGGATCAAGATGGTTGACCTGACCAACTGCACCTTCGATGGCCACATCTACAATACCCGGCGCGTGATGGAGGAATGCCTGGCGATCAAGCCGAACCTGATCTTTCTATGGGATGAAGCCTGGTTCGGCTTCGCACGCTTCTCGCCGTTCCTGAGGCCGCGGACCGCGATGGGCGCCGCCAACGATATCGAGGCGTGGATGCACGACCCGAAATCTGTCGCGGCTTACGAGAAGCAGCAGGCGGAACTTGGCAAAAATCCGTCTGATGAACTCTTGCTCAAGACCCGGCTGATTCCCGACCCGCGCCAGATCCGCCTGCGCGTGTACCAGACCAACTCGACCCACAAATCGATGTCCGCGCTGCGGCAAGGCTCCATGCTGTTCGTCAAGGATGTCGAATTCCACACCGTCGAGGCCCAGTTTCACGAGGCGGTGTTCACGCATGCTTCGACCAGTCCCAATCAGCAGCTGATCGGGAGCCTCGACGTCGCGCGGCGACAGATGGAGCTCGAAGGCTATGGCCTCGTTAACAATGCCTTTGAGATTGCGTTCGCGATCCGTCAGGCTGTCGCCAACAATGCGCTGATCTCGAAGTATTTCCACATCATCGGTGCGGACGGCATGGTGCCGGCGCAGTATCGACAAACCGGGTTCGTCGACTACCTGGCGCCCGGTACGAACTGGGTTACGGCTCTGAAGAGCTTCCAGGAGGATGAATTCTGCCTCGATCCGACCCGGATGACGCTCGTATGCGGCACCGCCGGTTTTGATGGCACTCAATTCAAGGGCATTCTGGCGAACAAGTACGGCATCCAGGTCAACAAGACCTCGCGCAATTCGGTGTTGTTCCAGTCCAACATCAACAACACGCGCAGTGACGTCGCGCATCTGATCCGGGTGCTGATGGAGATCGCCAGCGAGGTCGACCGGGGCCTGGCGCAAGGCGGCGCCAATGCAAGGAAGACCTTCGAGGCGCGGGTGAAGAGCCTGATGACCGATGTGCCGGACTTGCCGAATTTCTCGCATTTTCACTCGAGTTTCCGCGGCGATGCGGGCGCAAAGACCAACGAAGGCGACATCCGCAGCGGCTTCTATTCGGCCTATGACGCGGCGGGATGCGAATATATCCGGCTTGCCGATCCCGAGATCGATCGTCGCCTGAAGGGAGGTCCGGATCTCGTCTCGGCCAATTTCGTGATCCCGTATCCGCCGGGCTTC